caaacaaaccctTATAAACCAAGTTTGAATTATTCAAAACTTATCTTTTACTTGGTTTATCTATTTCAAACAAACTAACAGATTAGCTTTCaagtttcattcaaatattttcaaacaaacttgtttcaaatcttatctatcttatcatttgtttgaaaataaaatctgttagaactttgcttataaatacaactcacaTTTTCAAATTTCAACCTAATGCTTTCACGTAAATCTATCTTCATCTGAAAACACTTTCTTGTTCATTATAACCGAGATACATATCCAATCGAACAAGatctagtttgagttgtaatatTCCATTGTTATTCACTACGTGTATTTATATCGACTTTGTGCCAGGTTGTGGCAAAGCTTAATtccaaagtatagcaaggtagctagaaggctaaggaatagtAGTTGGCTAGGTAGCAAGGTTAGCATGGGAAATAatttctttcaggtgctatatttgtaatcaaggaaagacTGTAAATTCTctattaaagttgatataatacattctctatgctagttggcatagGGACTTGAATGTAGGCCATATACTAGGTTTAAGGGCCGAACCAAttgaaaacttctggtgtttttacttaTTCAGTTTTTAGCATACTGCACTTTCATTTCTGTTATTTTCATTGTGCAGTTAAAAGAGACTGTCCCATACCCCGTCTCATTtataaagggactgtcccatttgcataagagactgtcccatttgaatttcacATAGGTTTTCACCGGAAACTCGATCCCTCCACGGACACCCACACACATCTCATTTCAGCAAACATGGACTTCCTGTGCACTCTCCATCATTCCTCAGCATAGTGCTTGAGGACTTGTACTTTGATAATAGGTGCCAAAAATatagtatttatatatatattaatgatttGACAATATATTGACATATTTGGTTGTCACATTTGATTAGTTATGCGCTAATAACAAAAATTAGTGGCCGAGAATATTCTATGGACATTCGTTTTCTGTTGAAGTATGTTCAAACTGAAACCCTTATAATAGATTGTTGAGTATTCTTCTAAGCAAGCTGATTTTTAGATAATATATTATTGTACTAACATTTGTTTTGCAGAAGATGTTTTATATTGTCAGCAAGCTAACAACTCGTTCCAGAACATACTGAAGCTTATAAAGCAAACTTTCGTTTTTCAAAGAGATATAATTATAGGATACAAGTTTTGTAAGTCCTCTAGCACTGTATATCCATATGCATAGTATTTTATACTACAGCTCAATTTAATGTAAAATGCTTTTTGTAAAACcaattcctaaataataggaatTTGTTTAACAAACGCTTTCAATCTAAACAACTATCCAATCTATTCTGGATTTTTAACATATATCAGATACATTAACGTTCAAATCTAGAAGAAACACACGTGAGAATAGATTCAAGGTCGTTGTGTGTTTTTTAATATTTGATAATATTGGTGTAATCTTTCAAGACTAATACTCGAGTATATATACATCGTAACTTCATGAAAAATTCATCTTTCCATTCATCGAAAATCATCAAAAATCATCTAGTTTGCTCTAGTATTATACACGTATATCGATATTTGAGTTCATAGTTTAAGTTGTAATTTTTTATTATACTTCTATCATTCAAGGTGTAGTTATTGTTGAGTATACTTCTTAAAGACCATTTGATTCTGGGAACGAGGTTATTAGCAAACTTCTATCAAGAATAAGAGAATGAATGGAGATATATTACTGAATCTTATAATCGTAACATTTCATTGATTAATAATATAgtctcttaccaagttggtatGTGATCATGACGTAGAACATTAGAATTAGGGGGTGAGCCTAGCTAAAATTCTTGTATGTTCTTTTTATGATGTtatcttttttcttctttttttaagAAATCAAATCATTAATTCAACAAACTTTCATACAATAGAGTCTCCAACAAATAAATCGGAGGAGTCGAGATTACAATGAAACTATTTAGCTGACAAGGAATTCTAGAAATGTTATGTGCAACCTTGTTTGCTTGTTTTCGAACAAAATTAACTGAGAGTCAATCATTACTTCTTAGGATATCATGACCTTGGTTTATAAGATCACCAAACTATAATAGGTTTTCTAGGCCCTGGTTTACTGGTTTACTGTGTTAACACTTAGCAACGAGTCACTCTCTATCATCACAACACCAGTCGCAGTTTCTAGAGCCCACAATAAAGTTTTAACGATGTCTGTTAACTCAGCTTCCAAAATCGAGACCTTTTCTTCATACTTTAAAGTTTTCCCTATAATGTAGTTCCCCTGAGAACTATTCCTGCTGCAAATGAGTTTTACCCCTCGAATACTGAAGCATCTACATTAATTTTCAAGCACCCTGTATCTGGAGGTTTCCACTTAAGATCACTCACCCATCTGTCATTTTTCAACCTGGAAACATGTGAAGGTTTTTTATTACACTACTaaaaatatgggatcagacatcggttctgaaccgatgttaaaaaaaaactgaaccgatgtcttcgcgtgtgatgttaaatgtcatcaggctttgacatcggttcacagccgatgtctattacagtgctatacatcggttttaagaataattctgatgtctttgcaacaaatttcagcttatattacagtatttctaggtgaatatgagtatattatggggtaattatccattaaaacatgaaacctacaagctctaaaagatatttttttttaaaatctttcaaacaaaccgatgtgaaaatctagatcagacatcggttatgTTGTCTGACCGATGTGAAATGGTCCATCAGACATCGGGTACTTTTATCAACCGATGTAAAATAATGGGTTAGACATCAGTTTTGTTCATTTGGTGATGTTAAATCCTTTTGTTTAACATCAGTGTTTTTTTCTAACcgatgtttaatctttaatattgtaaaatttaagacatcagctattgaaaattcgatgttatttggcttaaaatacattgatttttttacagaactgatgtcaaatgactatttgacattggtttttgtagttctttttcttttaatattgtttcacctgatgtcttttgttcatttttacatcggttttaaaTTACCATTCTGATGTTAATATATGTACTGTAAATTGCATatgccatcctggtactattaatagcccagggaaccaattgcattttcaaccagaaaaataccaacaATATGCAATACATCCAACCAAATTTGTAAAAATATAGAGGTATACATTGATACCAAATTTACTAACATTCAATCCAACAAGAGCTCAATTCGGACATTACattccaagtctaaaataaacatcccaacTAAAAACAATAAAACCCAAATTCTCTAGTTATTACATCCAACATTCTAAACATGTTTGACTAGTTAATATGTACCACTTGTCAAATTTCGACAATTCCAAACATAAATCAGAATGATGGATGTAATTATCACCAAACATCCCTTAATTAACCACCAACCACCAGCAAACACAATATCAATCCACATAGTTCAGAGGAAAGCTATATATATAGATACTTATCATTTTTACATCTTGTCTTGGATAAATTCAAGCACCTCCATCCGCACCTCATCCAGCTCCTGCCTTGTGTAGGACTTTCGAGTTTTGGCTGCCCACTATAAAACACACGTAAAAATTAGCAACCAGAATATTATTAACCAGAATTGCCATatgtataattaaaaataaacagAACCAACTATTTATAATTTAACCAGAAGAGGACCTTTTTCTATATTTAACCGTAATTTTCTTCGTTAATCCAAAACTATATACCAGTTAGTTCCTTATCACTAATAAAAACAAGATCCATCTGGAAATCACTAATAATAAAAACTGATAATAAAAATGGCACTCATATTTATCTGTCCTGAAAAACTACACAAAAAAATTCTACATGCCATCTATCGGAAATAATTTGCATATATACCTTGGTAGTAAAAGATAGCTCCTTATCAGCAATGATAtctttcatgtatcgcattataacatagccacattcaacccctcctggttgtttgggagatccctgttacaatataaaatctgaattagcaccagaaattaattaaaattacaaagtgataaaaaaatacaaaaaacttACAAGAAGATTCTTTATCTGAGAAGCTTTATTTCCCCTTCTAGTTtgagcattgtaggatttcatcACTCTACATTGCAGAACAACAATAATATACATGATTATTTTTCAAAAGGGAGaatatttactatatatatatatatttatatatagtaaTTAACAGAAATATATTACTCTGTTAATGATTTTTCCAACTCATCAAAATGTGTTGGATGTGGCAGAGGGTTCAGAATATAAATGTCGCCATCCcaaattacaaccaaaatccagtggcaactatgtttataaaaaagaaaaaagaaaaacacaagtcagaaattttaaaaaaactacctaaatatattaatttgtaaAAGCATGTCTAAATTAAAAATACTTACTTATGATTATGTGGCATGAAGTACATGCGATAGGGACTACTCTCTTTCAACCGATTAACAAAATAAGAATGAAAAGATTTGTTCAACGTAAATGTAGTTCCTGGATCGAAAAATCCATATAAGACCACATCATCATTCTTCCTCTCAATCTTAATCAGTCTTTGCAAGAGCCTACCAGGGAGTGAATTACATTACTTATAATATCCGTATAAAACATGAATATTGAATATGTAACGATAAAAAATTAACTTACGCCATATAAGCAGATATTGCAGCTTGGCCAATCATATCGAACTCCAACAATGCTTTCACATTTTCATgcaatatataaattattttctcaGTCCCAAACACGTCCGAATCACACGGAATTGGTATTGACTCCCCAGTGGCTTTCATGAAGACTGCAGCATGTTTGTATAACACCTTGTACTGCTTTGGCACATTCTTGTTTAGCTTCATTTTTCTATAATCATCTTGAAGTTTCTGCAACTCATCTTTCCGCTTAGACTGCCCCTGCAAcacttcctttttctttttctacacagaattaaataaaacaagAATAATCGGTTATTATTGACATAACTACTATAGAATGCAACAATCAATTCAGAGTATATtgacataatttttatataaCATACCGCCACAGTTGGGTAGATGATCAATTCACGAGGCCATGCTACGTGAGAGCCAACTGCTTGGCGTACAACCTCAATTTCACCAGGTATGGGCACTGGAACCGACGCCTCTGGCTGGATGTGTCCGTCAACCGACACACGAACATGTCCGGGCTTTAGAGGCACTCCGTGTACTGAAACATTCATCTCTTCGTGATCATCAAAAACTGTTCCAAAAGCAACCTTGTTCTCTATGCAATCCAGTGCAAGCTCACATGACTGTGGACCCTATATTATAGTGAGGGATCAATTTAATTTTATTGCATAAATCCCAAGTCTGTAGGCATATATCTAGTAGATCTTAATAATATTTTACCTTCTTTCCGCTCGGAGGAGAGGGGTCAAAACCAACAAAGTCTTCATCATTTACCAACAACTGTTTGGCACTCAGCGGTTTAACAGCAACTCCAACATTCCGCTTATCAGCAGCTCCCTCTTTATTAACAGGTACTTGATAACTTGATTTGTCAGAGAACATAGGAGAGTGACCATTCGAAGCATTAACCAAGGCCTTAAGTTCAGCCATCTCCCGCTGATTTCTTTCCAACTGATCCAACAACTCTGCCTTGGTAATTTTAGTCTTTTTCGCTTTCGGCAAATTGAAGAATGCTGTTGGAGTGACAAAGCCGCCAACCCCTCGAACCCTTCCTGCGTGCTCAGGAGTCTGAAGTGCCGTAGTCAACACATCTTCTGTTCCATGTGGAACAAATTTACCCTTCTCCTTCATTTCAAGTAACTCAGCCTGTAAAATAAATACAAACAATTAGTGCATTATTTATGACGCAATTATCTTTGAAGGGAATGCAGTATTAAAAATATCACTTACAATTCTTGCATTTATTTCCGCTTGCTCTTCAGTAAGCTCATCAGGATTCTTTGGCATCCTAGCCTTCCACCAAAAAATTGCACGATCAGGTTTCTCTTTCCGCTTTAAGTTCCCTTTCTTTATCTGTTAAAAAAGAGAAAATGTTTAAACTCCCTTAAAACTTAGAATTGCAAAGCCAAATAGATATGGTTCTTACTTCTTCTTCTCGCAAACCAATATACCCCTTCCTTGACAAGCGGTGATGATATTTCCGTTTACCCACTCTATTGCTCTGTAACTTACGTTGTTCCTGCACCAAAATAAATtagtaaaaattaataaatattatttaaccaAAATCTATTTAATCATTTAGCAAGTAAAATGGCAATCATGTATATTTTATTAGTAGAATATATTCATACCAGCCATTTGGGGCTCGTCCTCTCTGCAACAAATTTCTTCCAAGGTTCTTTACCAACAAACGCATACTTCTTCGGAGGCTtcatcaatttcttcttttttccaaTAAATGGCATCACATATTTTGCAGTTAAATCAGCTTTAAACTGCCTCCATTTTTCACCTGCCGATTGTAGCACAAGCTTCTCACTTTCTGGGGCAATTTTGAATGTGTCCTAAAGAGCCACATAATATAAATTAGCCACATAATTTACAGTcacaatttaaataaaatgaagaagtcaacAAGGGATATGATTTACCTGGACATCATCCCATAATTTTGCTTTTAGATCACAATCCACTTTTGGCCAGTTTTCAGTGTCGATTGGAATCATTGTCCTTGCGAGCATTCCTATGTAAGACTGTAAAGTAGGCCTGGTATTTCCGATGGGAACTCCAAAATCATTGTATCTAACTTTAAATTTCTTTCCCCGAGCTTTCTTCACCACTACTTTGTGAAGAGCTGAAACACCACGCGCACCTCCTAGCCTTTTTTTTGCAGATTCAGAAGTGGTCATCGTTTCTTCACAACTACTTTGAGTTTGATATTGTGGAGGGACTTGAACCAACTTTTCATTACAAGTATCTGAAGTTTTGACATCAGGAACAATCTCATCATCAACCTTTTCAGAGTTATTCTTCCTGtcattttcttcgaaaattaCTTTCTTGGCTTTTTGCTTATTTGCCATTTTGCTCCCTTAGTCTGCATTAAATTGAATAATAAAGCCATCAGTTGAACAATATATTTTCAGTCCGTCATTAATTACAGTCAAGCATAAataataaattgtaaaatcagCAAGTACGAATACAACTATACAAGAACAAAATTTACCTAAACTGCAATCAGTAATTAATCACATCCGAAATAACTCTAAAGTATTTTATAGAAGTACAATTAAATAATgcaaaataattaaagaaaaaataaTGCCATCAGTCAGTAATTATGGATGAACTACTTATATGATTATAACAatgcaaaacaaaagaaaaaaaaattaacaatataTTTTACACATTATAACACAATTAAAGGCAAAGATATATGGTTCATTCAGTCATTCAAATTCCCATTtagatatatattttacataaGCTACATCATCAGTCAGTAACGACATTAGGTGCAGGAGTTTTAGTAGcagtatttttaatccaaatTCCCTCAACATTAGGTCTAGCAGTATGAGCGACATCATCAGTAGTGACATCAGTTGCGGGGATTTCAGTGCAGAATGGGGGATGTTCCATGATCGTGTCTCCTaagtcatcttcattatacaatTCTTGGTAGTCTCGAGTTGTGGAGGACAGAACAATAGACTAGGTAGCATCAACGGGATCTTCAAGGTAAAACACTTGCTTGACTTGGTCAACAGAAACATATTTATCTTTTTTATGACCTTGTCGACTAAAATCCACAAGTGTGAACCCAAGATCATCAACCCTTATTCCTTTATCATTACTTGCCCATTTATACAGGAACAAGGGAGCTTTGAATGCATGGTAGTCTAATTCCCATATCTCTTGTATAATACCATAAAATGTCAAATCGCTTTCTACGGGGTTCAAGTCCTTGGCACTAGAAACCTGGACCGCTTTAGCAATGACAGACACCCCGCTGTTTTGAACAACGCGTATGTCATCTCGTTCCTTTGTAAAATATCGCACTCCATTCACTAGATAACCTTGATAAGTTAGTACTGAAAATGATGGCTTGGCAGCGAGCCATCTTATCGTATCTGAAACACCTTTGTTGTTCTCCCTTAGTTCATCATTCACCTACAGATATGATAagaaattttaaatcctaaataGCTAATAGTCGTCATTACACTACAGATCAAAAAACCTAATACAACACTTACTTTGTTTTGAAACCAATCAGCAAAGAGCCGATTATGCTCTCTCATGAGCCAATGTAAGCTTTTCCTTTTCCCTCGGTGAATTTCTTCAAGATATTCCTTATGCATTCTGAAAAATGCATATGGAATGATATATTAAAGACACATTACAAGACTAATTACTGGATAATGAGGAATTGAAAACAACAAACTGCATAAACTCACAGAATATATGGAAACACTTCAGCGTTGTTTAGAAGGATATGTAGATGTGCTTCATCTCGCTCCTTCTCTTCCACTGATTTTATTATCACAACGGATAATGGACCTGATATCTTATTATCTTGGTCCTTTGGAAGACCGGCAGTGGAGTAATTCTGACTAAGAAACTCGGTGCAGAATTCTACGGACTCTTCTCCAAGGTAACTCTCTGCCATACAACCTTCGGGATAATAACGGTTTCGAACATAACTCTTTAGTACTTTATTAAACCGTTCAAATGCATACATCCACCTATAAAATACTGGTCCACATAAGCGTAGTTCCTGGACCAAGTGGACTACTATATGTACCATTACATCAAAAAATGACGCATGGAAAACCTTTTCTAGATCGCACAAGGTTAATATAACATCTGACTGCAACTTATCCAGTTTTGACACGTCTACTACTTTGTTGCACAAAGCATTAAAAAAGAAACACAATCTAATAATTGTGACCCTAACATGCTTCGGAAGAACGGAGCATATTGCAACCGAGAGTAATTGTTGGAGAAGAATGTGACAATCATGTGATTTCAGCCCGTAAATATTCAAATCAGGCATGGAAACACAATTTTTTATGTTCGATGCATGTCTGTATGGAAGTTTCATCGACATTAATGATGACAAGAAAGTCCTTTTTTCTGCCTTTGACAAAGTAAAGGGAGAAGGAGGCAAATAGGTTTTCTTTACTCCTACTTGGGGAGCCAAATCAGATCTAACGCCCATTTCCATCATATCACGACGGGCTGTCGCACTATCCTTTGTCTTATGGCGCATATTTAGTAATGTGCCAATCAGACTATCACATACATTCTTCTCGACATGCATGACATCAATACAGTGCCTAACATGGTGAAATTTCCAGTATTCTAACTCGAAAAATACTGACTTTTTCTTCCATGGACTTTCAACCTTCtttgccttcttcattttcttcccaaattcaaatttgatttgtTCTTTCTCTGCTAACACTTCTTCTCCGGATAAGGTTCGACGCGGCTGCCCAAACTCTTGTTGTCCATTAAAAGCAGCCTTCTGCCTTCTATAAGGATGATGTAGAGGCAAATATCGACGATGCCCTTGGTAGCACATTTTCCTACTATGAGTCAAAAATTTAGCTACGGTGTCATCTCCACAAACTGGACAACACTTATAACCCTTATTAACGCAGCCAGATAAATTTGCGTAAGCAGGGAAGTCATTTATCGTCCACATTAAAACtgcttttaaagtgaaaaatgatttgttataCGCGTCATACATATTTGGTTCCCCTTCCTTCCAAAGCTTTTTTAAATCATCAATCATCGGTTGTAAGTAGATGTCGATGTTATTACCAGGCTCATGCGGGCCAGGGACCAATATCGACAACATCATAAATTTTCTTTTCATACATAACCAGGGAGGAAGATTGTAAGTCACCAATATGACTGGCCAGCAACTATATCTATTAGATAGGCCATTATTGTGCGGGTTTACACCATCCGCCGATAAAGCCAAGCGAAGGTTTCTCGGTTTACTACCAAAGGATGGCCACCTATAATCTATATTTTTCCAAGATGGAGAGTCGGCTGGATGTCGCATTTTACCATCTTGTGTCCGCTGTTGCGCATGCCAACACATTAGTTTAGCGGTGGAAGGAGATTTAAACATACGTTTAAATTTAGGAATTATTGGAAAATACCACATGACTTTGGCTGGAAGATTAATCCTCTCTTCACCTTTCTTTGTCAACTTCCACCGAGAAAGTCGACACTTAGGACACTTGGTTGCATCAGCATGTACACCCCTTTACAGTACACAGTCATTCGGACATGAATGGAACTTTATATACTCTAGACCTAAATTGGAGAGGGTTTTTTTTGCTTCATATGCATTACTAGGTAACATATTATCTTTGGGAAGTAGAGACCCAACAGAAGAAAGGAGGTCAGTGAAGGCACTATCGGTAATACCAAACCTAGATTTCCAGTTATGCAACTTCAACATCGACTCTAACTTAGTACAGTCACTACCCTCATATAGAGGTTGCTCAGCATCGGCTACGAACCTCCTAAACTGATATGAATCATTATCATATTGACTCGAGTTATATGCCGCTTCACAAACATCAACAGTTTCCGAAGCAGCGACATGCTCCTGATCTTGCTCTGACGCTTCATCAGAGGCTTGCTCAGGAGGTGGGTCTGGAGCTTGCTCTTCAGGTGGACAACTAGTACTTGAAGATTTAGGACCCGTAGAAGCAGTCTCCCCGTGCCAAACCCAATGCACATAACCTAGACAAAAGCCATTGTCATAGATATGGCCCCTGATTGTTTTTAtagagaattttttaaaattggcgCATCGTCCACAAGGGCAAGGAATTTTGTTACGATCTTCAGAATTTTCTTCAGCATATATCAAGAAGTTTTCCACCCCCATTTCAAATGCTAAAGAATCTCTATCTTGCAAAatccatgtcttatccatcaaatttccctacctgatagccactataaatattaaaaatccaacacatacctatttataattatttaataaaaggcATATCAAATTTGTGTTGGTTACTATAGGGATTAATTATATAAACTTAGAAAGGAGTAAATACCTTGATATCCTAATAATTTATAGTACTAATTCATTACTCTAAGATCCTATACATATACCCAATTAATTACAAAACTAGACTAAATTTATAAACTAGACTAAATTAAACCAagataattaaaacaaattaaaccAAGATATTTGAAAATATCACATAATTAAAAACCAATAATTCCAACATTCACAGCCCAGACAATTGTTGAATTTCCTTCACATAAATAAAACTCAGTGAGAACTTGAGTATTGAAACAAATTCAGcccataaataaataaattaaaattatctgTTACTTGTATCTGTGAGAAGGATAATTATACAAAACAATTACTATAATACAACACAAGTAACAGATAGTTTATATCAGGAATGCAGAGACTTGTTCATATCAGAGAAATGACTATCATACAAAACAAGAAATGCAGAGACTTGTTCATATCTGAGACCTGTTCAAATGCAGCCCCAAAAACCCCCCCAAAACACACTAATATGTATGAACAACCCCTAAaaaacacataattaaaaacaGAACAGAAACATTTACATTTACATCAATGTACCTAAAACATTGATTTACATCAGTGTACCTAAAATATTTAACATGACATAAAATTCCCAAAAACAGGACATAAAACCCCCAAAAAGAAACAAACATAAAACCCCCAAAAACATAAAACATTTACATGcacaaagaagaaaaacagtaaagaagaaaagaagataAACATAAAACATTTACATGCACAAAGAAGATATTAAACATAAAAATGAGGGAGATAAACAGTAAAGAAGTAAAGAAGAATATACCTCCGGATGCTTTCAATGTTCCGAAACCCCAATGTTCTAAACCCTCAGTGCTCCAACCTCCAAATGCTGTTACCTCCAGATACTAGCTCCAACCTCCAGATACTAGCTCAATTTCAAGTTTAATTTGCTCTAATTTGAAGCTCCAAATCTTGAATTAGAATTggggctaaaattagggtttcagagaaaagagagaagagacgGTTAACAGAGACTAAGGTAAGAAGAGAGAAGAAAGGTAAGAAGACTAAGAGAGAAGGaggggagagatgagagagacgagagaggcGAGGGTCGGGGAGAGATGAGAGGCTCGCGGGAGGTTTTTTGGAAAGGGGGGAAAATATGTTAAAGtgaattttttgttaaaattaaagggggGAAAGTGTACTGAAAAGCGGGGGGGGGGGAGttaagtaatttttattttttttaaaaggccatagacaacggttaataaaatgaactgatgtcaaagttaaaaatatatttgtggcctttttaatttctgaagatagacaacggctactaagtgaaaccgatgtcaatatgcgtattcaacatcgcttttaacaaaaccgatgttaaactgcattttaacatcgggtgcattacatgccgatgtctaaggaccgatgtcgtatctactatttctagtagtgttaGTTGTTATCCACTCTCGAATCTGTTTTTCTCTCCAAGCCATTGTTACAGCTGGTGTCATATTTTTACCCTAAAAAATGCGTTTATTCCTTGCAAACCTCACAGCCCAGAGAACTGTCGATATTTTTATCAAAACCTCATCTATCCGTTAGCCATGGTGTGCAACAACCATTCGTGACTATATTCCATATGCCATTCTTCAAAATTAATACTTGTTTGTTGCCAGTATTTCTCTGCAATGTTATATTCAAAAAAACAGGTGCCTTAGGTGCTCTCACGAACACAACCTGTGCATATTAACTGGACTGAAACACCTTTACCCCTTAAAACAGAATTGACTTACAAAGTGTTACGATCGAATCTCCATAAAATAACATTAAT
This sequence is a window from Apium graveolens cultivar Ventura chromosome 9, ASM990537v1, whole genome shotgun sequence. Protein-coding genes within it:
- the LOC141685814 gene encoding uncharacterized protein LOC141685814; amino-acid sequence: MANKQKAKKVIFEENDRKNNSEKVDDEIVPDVKTSDTCNEKLVQVPPQYQTQSSCEETMTTSESAKKRLGGARGVSALHKVVVKKARGKKFKVRYNDFGVPIGNTRPTLQSYIGMLARTMIPIDTENWPKVDCDLKAKLWDDVQDTFKIAPESEKLVLQSAGEKWRQFKADLTAKYVMPFIGKKKKLMKPPKKYAFVGKEPWKKFVAERTSPKWLEQRKLQSNRVGKRKYHHRLSRKGYIGLREEEIKKGNLKRKEKPDRAIFWWKARMPKNPDELTEEQAEINARIAELLEMKEKGKFVPHGTEDVLTTALQTPEHAGRVRGVGGFVTPTAFFNLPKAKKTKITKAELLDQLERNQREMAELKALVNASNGHSPMFSDKSSYQVPVNKEGAADKRNVGVAVKPLSAKQLLVNDEDFVGFDPSPPSGKKGPQSCELALDCIENKVAFGTVFDDHEEMNVSVHGVPLKPGHVRVSVDGHIQPEASVPVPIPGEIEVVRQAVGSHVAWPRELIIYPTVAKKKKEVLQGQSKRKDELQKLQDDYRKMKLNKNVPKQYKVLYKHAAVFMKATGESIPIPCDSDVFGTEKIIYILHENVKALLEFDMIGQAAISAYMA
- the LOC141685815 gene encoding uncharacterized protein LOC141685815, translated to MGVENFLIYAEENSEDRNKIPCPCGRCANFKKFSIKTIRGHIYDNGFCLGYVHWVWHGETASTGPKSSSTSCPPEEQAPDPPPEQASDEASEQDQEHVAASETVDVCEAAYNSSQYDNDSYQFRRFVADAEQPLYEGSDCTKLESMLKLHNWKSRFGITDSAFTDLLSSVGSLLPKDNMLPSNAYEAKKTLSNLGLEGVHADATKCPKCRLSRWKLTKKGEERINLPAKVMWYFPIIPKFKRMFKSPSTAKLMCWHAQQRTQDGKMRHPADSPSWKNIDYRWPSFGSKPRNLRLALSADGVNPHNNGLSNRYSCWPVILVTYNLPPWLCMKRKFMMLSILVPGPHEPGNNIDIYLQPMIDDLKKLWKEGEPNMYDAYNKSFFTLKAVLMWTINDFPAYANLSGCVNKGYKCCPVCGDDTVAKFLTHSRKMCYQGHRRYLPLHHPYRRQKAAFNGQQEFGQPRRTLSGEEVLAEKEQIKFEFGKKMKKAKKVESPWKKKSVFFELEYWKFHHVRHCIDVMHVEKNVCDSLIGTLLNMRHKTKDSATARRDMMEMGVRSDLAPQVGVKKTYLPPSPFTLSKAEKRTFLSSLMSMKLPYRHASNIKNCVSMPDLNIYGLKSHDCHILLQQLLSVAICSVLPKHVRVTIIRLCFFFNALCNKVVDVSKLDKLQSDVILTLCDLEKVFHASFFDVMVHIVVHLVQELRLCGPVFYRWMYAFERFNKVLKSYVRNRYYPEGCMAESYLGEESVEFCTEFLSQNYSTAGLPKDQDNKISGPLSVVIIKSVEEKERDEAHLHILLNNAEVFPYILMHKEYLEEIHRGKRKSLHWLMREHNRLFADWFQNKVNDELRENNKGVSDTIRWLAAKPSFSVLTYQGYLVNGVRYFTKERDDIRVVQNSGVSVIAKAVQVSSAKDLNPVESDLTFYGIIQEIWELDYHAFKAPLFLYKWASNDKGIRVDDLGFTLVDFSRQGHKKDKYVSVDQVKQVFYLEDPVDAT